CATCTATTTTCTCaacatctgaaaaggatggatctGTATGCTGTTGGATCAGATCAGCCAAGCTGCAGTGGCACCTCTCAAGGGAGATATAAACAAAATTGTCATCCTGATCGCAGCCATACAGTCTAACAATATTAGGATCACGATCAGATGCAATAAGATTCTGAATCTCTTTTTGTGCTATATCAGTGTGTGAACGAAGCAGGCGTTTCACTGCAACTTCACGTCCATCATAGGAACCCTCAAAGACAACTGTGCCATTGCTCCCTTTACCAATTTCCTTTTTATGAACACGAAGTTTTCCAATCTGGCATCCATCAAGGCCATCAGGGAGTGCATAGAGCATCTCATTTGACCCGCCGGTTCCACTGCTCTCTTTGTCAGATGCTGAACCGATCTCTGTGCTATTGGCCCTTCCATCTTTCTTCCGTGTTTTCCTTCTCTTAGATGTTCCCTCCGACTTCCCTCTAGGGTCTATTGATTTCTGTTCACGAACAAATGGCTTCATAAGTATACTCAtgaattgcttgcaagacttgctTGAATAGGCCAACCTCACCAGCCAAGTAAGGACCACCAGTAAGGTAAGCACCGGGAATAGCAATCCATAAGCATTATTAGTGAACCTGTTGGTTTGGGGGTCAGCAGGGACAAGATGACTAAGAGCACCATCAACAGTTCGATTCTGAGTGCCATCCAGGGCTACACCAGACTTGCTAGCAGTTTGTTGTGGAATCACCAAAGTTTGAAGTAGTCTCAAAGCATCAGCACCATCCCTAGTGGTAACTTTGTCCACATCTCGCAAGACAAGTGCATTGGATGTACTGGAATCAGGTAAAGTAAGTTTCAGAGGTACACCATCGGTCCTAATGCATGGAATATTTTCTTGCAAACAGGATGATTGTTCAAGCATATCCGGATGGCTGTGTTTGACATAGTAATTTGCAGAGAAAGAAGATCGTGTCCAGTTAAACAAATGTACACCAAGATCTGATGCACTGAGAGAATAATCAGTTCTCACAACCACAATGATATTAGAACTTCTACCAACATCTAACTTGGATGGTACTTCTCCAACCGGGACTGCTCCCAACTCATTCAAGGCGGCTGGCAGACTATGCTTGTAAATGATCTCACCACTATCAGCATCAACCGTAAAAGTTGTTGATGCTTTTGATCCAATAGTAACCACAGAATCCCGTATGTATGGAGTTCTAGCGATAAACTCTTCCAGTTCCCAGGGAAGTTTCTACAGGAATAAGCCATGGATGAGAAACataatattttttttcaaaaagtaaTTGGCGAACTAGCATATTTGTGCAAAGCATACCACACCGGTGCCATTATGAACTTCCACAAGATCAGACTCGTCCAAAGGATATATGAGATAGCTCAAATCAGAGTTTGTGGTAGTAATGTGCTTGGACAGAGGCGGTCCCGTGGAGAACTGCCACAGAGGAGCTTCCGATCGACGGTCCACAAGTTGAATTGTGCCATTGTCATAAAATCGCAGTTCAGAGCTGTTCGCAAAACAAGCAAGAAACTCCAGTCAATCACAGGACAGGTCTGTAAGTTGCTAATAAAATTGAGTCAGAGAACAGATCTGCAAGTTGCTATAAAACTGATCACATGACACATCTGCAAATTGCCACAAAAAAATGCCGGCTACTTCACGGCCTAATGGATAGATCAAAATACACtatagatcccaaacaaaaaagagtaGCTAATCTGGTAAACAAACTCAACGTCTTATTATCACATATAGACCTGATCAATAGAAGAGCAAAAGCTCCCTCCACACGAGAGCACCCTAAAATCCAGTGAGGGACAATCCATGAACTAGTACTGCCAAGATTTATTTGGTTTATCTGGACACAACACAAGGTAACTCTCGCTGGCACACGAAGCCATCAACCGTAAACAACCAAAAAGGCAGCTAGATAGCCAGCTCTTTCCTCTTCTCAGCTCAAATGCAGCACGAAACAAGACTGCACAAACAGCTGAAAACATGGTAAAAGCTTGTGCTAATACCTACCACAATCCATTCCTCCATCAGCACGGCTTCGGGAGCCCAGAGAGCAATAAAGAGGCAAGCCATGCAGAGCGGCGCTTAGGGGACGGACACGAGCTTAGCTCACCTGATGCCGGGCCCTGTGTCCGGCAGCACCGCGTTGGCGGGCTCCGACCGGCGGCGCGGCGGCCTGACCAGGAGCTCCCTGAGCGACGGCTGCTCCGCGGCGACGATCTCCGTGGAGCCCGCCTCGTCCCCGGCGGGGAGCGCGAGGGACGGCGCCGGCTGCTGCGGCGGCAGGGGGAGCGGGAGGAGGAGCGGGGCGGGGGCGGCGTCGGCGTCGTCGAAGCGGGCCCCGCGGAAGGCGAGGCCCGAGAGGAGGACGAGCGGGAGGAGGACCCGGCGGAGCGACCtcatcgccgccgtcgtcgtcgtcagccGCGGCGAGGGGTCCCGGAGGGCATGGGGCGAGGCTAGGGTTTCCGAGAGGGGGAGAGGATTTTGGGCGGGGGTTTGGATCTGGGCTGCTTGCTTGCTTCGCGGGGAAGGGGGAGGCTTCTGGAATCGATGGATTTGACCAGGAAAAGGGAGATGGAGGAAGGAGACGGGAAAGTGACGGCGGCACCCGATCCGCGAGCGTGCAGGGCCGGCAATTGCCAATTTTTCTTTATTATCTTTTGGAAAACCTTCCATTTCGGTCGACTGATCCTAAACGTTGCTTCCGCCCTGCCCCTTGTTAACCAAGTGACCCGTGGGACCCGCCCGCCGCTCCGCCGGCCCTCTTTCTTCCTTGGAAACGTACACTCTTTTTCATCTGAGTCAAGCCAACTCCAACGAGCGGCCGTAAACGGACGTCCGTTTTATCCGGATTTTGTTCGTTTGGGTCGCGCAAACGGGCAATGTCCAGCCTGACGGAGCAAACTTGGTCGTTGCGTCCAACCATCGGGGACATTTTGTTCGGGCGCCATGGGCGTGAGGTTAGGGTTCCCGAGAGGGGGGAGAGGATTTTGGGCGGGGGTTTGGATCTCGGTTGCTTGATGGCTTGCTTcgcggggaaggaggaggaggcttcTGGAATCGGTTGATGTGACGATGAGGAtcgggagaacgagaggaaggagacatgaacactagtagaaaacagggcattggtTTTTGCCAGATCAGACCGTCAATCCTGGtcgacttacgaaccgggactaatgcgtgcatcagtcccggttcgagcggccaGGACATCAGTCGGGCCTTGGCGGGCACTAGCACCGGTTCgtctgggacctttagtcccggtttcagccatgaaccgggactagaggGTCTGGCTCCTGacgcaacccctttagtcccggttcgtgtctggaactaAGACTAAATGTCTATCTTCAGTCCCGGTTCTaaacatcaaccgggactaaaaggatgcctatatatatatatatatatatatatatatatatatatatatatatgttcgtCCCTCCTGCTCACTCCTTTTATTTTTGGCCGCCCAGCGTGTGCAGGTGTGTGCTACTTTgttctcacctcctatgcacatgaggtgtttgatgaaatgcccgagccacacttaagctttctttcctctccaagctcgacctccaagcttcatTTTCTCCAAGATTTGTCTA
This genomic stretch from Hordeum vulgare subsp. vulgare chromosome 6H, MorexV3_pseudomolecules_assembly, whole genome shotgun sequence harbors:
- the LOC123400966 gene encoding serine/threonine-protein kinase/endoribonuclease IRE1-like isoform X1; protein product: MRSLRRVLLPLVLLSGLAFRGARFDDADAAPAPLLLPLPLPPQQPAPSLALPAGDEAGSTEIVAAEQPSLRELLVRPPRRRSEPANAVLPDTGPGISSELRFYDNGTIQLVDRRSEAPLWQFSTGPPLSKHITTTNSDLSYLIYPLDESDLVEVHNGTGVKLPWELEEFIARTPYIRDSVVTIGSKASTTFTVDADSGEIIYKHSLPAALNELGAVPVGEVPSKLDVGRSSNIIVVVRTDYSLSASDLGVHLFNWTRSSFSANYYVKHSHPDMLEQSSCLQENIPCIRTDGVPLKLTLPDSSTSNALVLRDVDKVTTRDGADALRLLQTLVIPQQTASKSGVALDGTQNRTVDGALSHLVPADPQTNRFTNNAYGLLFPVLTLLVVLTWLVRLAYSSKSCKQFMSILMKPFVREQKSIDPRGKSEGTSKRRKTRKKDGRANSTEIGSASDKESSGTGGSNEMLYALPDGLDGCQIGKLRVHKKEIGKGSNGTVVFEGSYDGREVAVKRLLRSHTDIAQKEIQNLIASDRDPNIVRLYGCDQDDNFVYISLERCHCSLADLIQQHTDPSFSDVEKIDVELWTQDGLPSPQLLKLMRDVVAGIVHLHSLGIIHRDLKPQNVLISKEGSLSAKLSDMGISKRLQEDMSSLSHHGTGYGSSGWQAPEQLRRASQTRAMDLFSLGCLIFYCITKGKHPFGEYYERDINIINGHFDLFVVDHIPEAVHLISLLLQPKPDERPTAMYAINHPLFWSPELRLLFLRDTSDRIEKTTETDLLNALESIGHQAFGGKWREKLDDGLVADVGRYRKYNFESTRDLLRLIRNKSGHYRELPTDLKESLGSLPEGFDRYFSSRFPKLLIEVYKVMSVYCKDEEDFRKYFIGSSV
- the LOC123400966 gene encoding serine/threonine-protein kinase/endoribonuclease IRE1-like isoform X2 is translated as MAPKLPWELEEFIARTPYIRDSVVTIGSKASTTFTVDADSGEIIYKHSLPAALNELGAVPVGEVPSKLDVGRSSNIIVVVRTDYSLSASDLGVHLFNWTRSSFSANYYVKHSHPDMLEQSSCLQENIPCIRTDGVPLKLTLPDSSTSNALVLRDVDKVTTRDGADALRLLQTLVIPQQTASKSGVALDGTQNRTVDGALSHLVPADPQTNRFTNNAYGLLFPVLTLLVVLTWLVRLAYSSKSCKQFMSILMKPFVREQKSIDPRGKSEGTSKRRKTRKKDGRANSTEIGSASDKESSGTGGSNEMLYALPDGLDGCQIGKLRVHKKEIGKGSNGTVVFEGSYDGREVAVKRLLRSHTDIAQKEIQNLIASDRDPNIVRLYGCDQDDNFVYISLERCHCSLADLIQQHTDPSFSDVEKIDVELWTQDGLPSPQLLKLMRDVVAGIVHLHSLGIIHRDLKPQNVLISKEGSLSAKLSDMGISKRLQEDMSSLSHHGTGYGSSGWQAPEQLRRASQTRAMDLFSLGCLIFYCITKGKHPFGEYYERDINIINGHFDLFVVDHIPEAVHLISLLLQPKPDERPTAMYAINHPLFWSPELRLLFLRDTSDRIEKTTETDLLNALESIGHQAFGGKWREKLDDGLVADVGRYRKYNFESTRDLLRLIRNKSGHYRELPTDLKESLGSLPEGFDRYFSSRFPKLLIEVYKVMSVYCKDEEDFRKYFIGSSV